The following are encoded in a window of Phycisphaerae bacterium genomic DNA:
- a CDS encoding HPr family phosphocarrier protein: MNETAVPEASRRVTIENSLGLHMRPTMQFVDLANQFRSRVVVRKGKHAVDGKNPMEMMLLEAVRGTELEIQAAGADAEDAVEALAALVKSGFGEQ, translated from the coding sequence ATGAACGAGACGGCTGTGCCCGAAGCATCTCGACGCGTGACGATCGAGAATTCTCTTGGGTTGCACATGCGACCCACGATGCAGTTCGTCGATCTGGCGAATCAGTTCCGGTCGCGTGTCGTCGTTCGGAAGGGTAAGCACGCGGTCGACGGCAAGAACCCGATGGAGATGATGCTTCTGGAGGCCGTGCGCGGCACCGAGCTTGAGATTCAAGCGGCGGGGGCCGATGCGGAGGACGCGGTGGAGGCGCTGGCCGCTCTGGTGAAATCGGGATTTGGGGAACAGTGA
- a CDS encoding PTS sugar transporter subunit IIA, with product MKLSDFFVPEAVIPELKATDRNGVIRELTASLAAAVGMDEAQAAAISKAVIARENQGSTGFGKGVAVPHVKHPAVKRIMATLGRSSTGVDFAALDRAPVYIVVLLLSPPDNPDQHLASMENIFRHLQRDNFRRFLRQASTKEEINENIREADELPGG from the coding sequence ATGAAACTGTCGGATTTTTTTGTACCGGAAGCGGTCATTCCGGAATTGAAGGCGACGGACCGCAACGGCGTGATTCGCGAATTGACGGCTTCGCTGGCCGCAGCGGTCGGCATGGACGAAGCCCAGGCCGCGGCGATCAGCAAGGCCGTTATTGCCCGTGAGAATCAGGGCAGTACAGGTTTCGGGAAAGGGGTCGCGGTTCCTCACGTGAAACACCCGGCCGTCAAGAGAATCATGGCGACCCTGGGCCGCTCAAGCACCGGCGTTGATTTTGCGGCGCTGGATCGGGCACCCGTGTATATTGTCGTGCTTTTGCTGAGCCCCCCGGACAATCCGGATCAGCATCTGGCATCGATGGAGAACATTTTCAGGCACCTCCAAAGGGACAACTTCCGGCGTTTTCTGCGGCAGGCGTCCACGAAGGAGGAAATCAACGAGAACATTCGGGAGGCGGATGAGCTTCCCGGCGGATAA
- the ptsP gene encoding phosphoenolpyruvate--protein phosphotransferase, which produces MEIKKGIGVSPGVTIAKAVVLDAEEYRIAQKTVSVDDIPAELERLRSGFDASLAELHSLQEVMARQLGPDIAAIFDFHYGVLSQDRLFEQIAALITQKNYSAAYAVREVLRGYQRRFLNMKDQLLRERVRDVNDIERRLLRHLCGQSGEELSLLTEPFVLVAHDLTPSQVANLSQTKVSGVAMDAGGLTSHAAIVVRSMGIPAVMGLKDVSTRVSKSDTIILDGTKGLVVVRPDADMLQEYRVEEERIHALASDLIELRDKPAVTTDNIKITLLTNIEFPYEAKTCLEKGAEGIGLYRTEFLYLRSEAEPTEEEHYEAYHTVIQAVGDYPVTIRTLDLGADKYTQSQAREPERNPFLGLRSIRYCLQNLDLFKTQLRAILRASVEGDVRIMFPLISSLMELRQAKIVLGDAMEDLEEAGIPFRRDIPVGIMVETPAAALQIKELLREVDFISIGTNDLIQYTLAVDRSNERVASLYTASHPVVLRMLRDIMRAAERAGIPYSMCGEMAGEPMYTLLLLGIGLRQFSMAPSDIPEIKKIIRSASIAHAVRVAKRALSFDTDRQVSNYLRDETRKIWPEFM; this is translated from the coding sequence ATGGAGATCAAGAAGGGAATCGGGGTCTCTCCAGGCGTCACGATCGCCAAGGCGGTGGTGCTGGACGCCGAGGAGTACCGGATTGCCCAGAAAACGGTCTCGGTGGATGACATTCCGGCCGAACTGGAGCGGTTGAGGAGCGGTTTCGACGCGTCGCTGGCCGAGTTGCACAGTCTCCAGGAAGTCATGGCCCGGCAGTTAGGGCCTGACATCGCGGCCATTTTCGATTTTCATTACGGCGTGCTCAGTCAAGACCGTTTGTTCGAGCAGATCGCCGCGTTGATCACCCAGAAGAACTACTCGGCCGCCTACGCGGTTCGTGAGGTGCTTCGCGGCTACCAGCGGAGATTCCTGAACATGAAGGACCAGCTCCTGCGCGAGCGGGTCCGGGACGTCAACGACATTGAACGGCGGCTGCTGAGGCACCTTTGCGGCCAGAGCGGCGAGGAACTGAGCCTTCTGACCGAGCCTTTCGTACTCGTCGCCCACGACTTGACCCCATCGCAGGTCGCCAACTTAAGCCAGACCAAGGTGAGCGGCGTTGCGATGGATGCCGGCGGCCTGACCAGTCATGCGGCGATCGTGGTTCGATCGATGGGCATCCCTGCGGTCATGGGGCTCAAGGACGTATCGACGCGGGTGTCCAAGAGCGACACGATCATTCTGGACGGCACGAAGGGACTGGTGGTCGTTCGGCCCGACGCGGACATGCTTCAGGAATACCGGGTCGAGGAGGAGCGTATCCACGCCCTGGCCAGCGACCTGATCGAGCTGCGCGACAAACCGGCGGTCACCACCGACAACATCAAGATCACGCTTCTGACCAACATCGAGTTTCCCTACGAAGCCAAGACCTGCCTGGAAAAGGGTGCCGAAGGTATCGGCTTGTATCGGACGGAATTCCTCTACCTGCGGAGTGAGGCCGAGCCCACGGAGGAGGAGCATTACGAAGCCTATCACACCGTGATTCAGGCGGTCGGCGATTACCCGGTCACCATCCGCACACTGGATTTGGGGGCCGACAAGTACACGCAGTCACAGGCTCGCGAGCCCGAGCGAAATCCTTTCCTCGGCTTGAGGTCGATCCGCTACTGTCTGCAAAACCTTGATCTGTTCAAGACCCAGCTCCGGGCGATCCTTCGTGCTTCGGTGGAGGGTGACGTGAGGATCATGTTTCCGCTGATTTCGAGTCTGATGGAGCTTCGGCAGGCGAAGATCGTCCTTGGAGATGCCATGGAAGACCTGGAGGAGGCCGGTATCCCCTTCAGGCGGGACATCCCGGTTGGTATAATGGTAGAGACGCCCGCGGCAGCCTTGCAGATCAAGGAATTGCTGAGAGAGGTGGACTTTATCAGTATCGGGACCAACGATCTGATCCAGTACACCCTGGCGGTCGACCGAAGCAATGAACGGGTGGCCTCGCTGTATACGGCCAGCCATCCGGTCGTCCTGAGGATGCTGCGGGACATTATGCGGGCCGCGGAGAGGGCCGGAATTCCTTATAGCATGTGCGGCGAAATGGCCGGGGAGCCGATGTATACGTTGTTGCTGCTGGGCATCGGACTGCGGCAGTTCTCGATGGCCCCGAGCGACATCCCGGAGATCAAGAAGATTATCCGGTCCGCTTCGATTGCCCACGCGGTCCGCGTGGCGAAGCGGGCGCTCTCCTTCGATACTGATCGGCAGGTAAGCAACTACCTGCGGGATGAGACGAGGAAGATCTGGCCTGAATTCATGTAA
- the raiA gene encoding ribosome-associated translation inhibitor RaiA: MQISVTGRHIEFTESMRQYAEEKLSKLARFYDRIDRVEVVLEQEPTKHRLEVVMHADHKTTFVAQVEAGEYHEAVDLIVEKLERQLKKHKEIYRNRKHQS, encoded by the coding sequence GTGCAGATCTCCGTAACGGGCCGCCACATAGAGTTCACTGAATCCATGCGGCAGTACGCGGAAGAAAAACTGAGCAAGTTGGCAAGGTTCTATGATCGGATAGACAGGGTTGAGGTTGTGCTCGAACAGGAGCCGACGAAACATCGGTTGGAAGTGGTGATGCATGCGGATCACAAGACGACTTTCGTCGCCCAGGTTGAAGCCGGGGAGTACCACGAAGCCGTCGATCTGATCGTGGAAAAGCTGGAACGGCAGCTTAAGAAGCATAAGGAGATATATCGCAACCGCAAGCACCAGTCCTGA